The Leifsonia poae region GCACTCATGACAGCGGCCATGTTCGGCACGACGGGCAGCTTCAGCCAGCTGTATGCCGAGCTCGTGCCGAGGCCGGCGGCGATGGCCATCGAGGCGATCACCGCTCCGGTGCTCAGATCGTTGACGATGCGGCCGTCGACCCAGTCGCTCATGAACGGTTCGAGCATGATCGGCAGGCGGGCCGCGGCGGCGGCTGTGACGGCGGCGGCCGAGGCCTCCAGCGTCGCCGCGGAGCCCGGGTCGGCCAGGTTGATGCGCACGAGCAGCTTGGCGAAGTCGAGGCGGGCGGCGACGAGCGACTCGACATCGTAGGCCGTGAACCGATCGTCCATCTCGAAGGAGGCGCCCCGGAGGCCGCCGCGGTTCATCGAGCCGACGGCGATCCGGCCGTCGAGTCTGCCCAGGATGGCGAGGTCGTCGAGGATGTCCGGGGTGCCGAGCACACCGTCGACGCCCGGCCTCTCCAGGGCCGTAGCCAGGCGCTGCAGCAGACCG contains the following coding sequences:
- a CDS encoding Cgl0159 family (beta/alpha)8-fold protein, with amino-acid sequence MSTVDGPISAADFQRLRRIRSEEPQRISEILETRAKRDLLAGDGRLFIVAADHPARGALGVGSDATAMADRYGLLQRLATALERPGVDGVLGTPDILDDLAILGRLDGRIAVGSMNRGGLRGASFEMDDRFTAYDVESLVAARLDFAKLLVRINLADPGSAATLEASAAAVTAAAAARLPIMLEPFMSDWVDGRIVNDLSTGAVIASMAIAAGLGTSSAYSWLKLPVVPNMAAVMSASTLPTLLLGGDPSGDAAAVYDSWGSALDLPGVMGLVVGRTLLYPSDRDVAGAVDTAASLVH